A single genomic interval of Picosynechococcus sp. PCC 7003 harbors:
- a CDS encoding MFS transporter: MKVFLQLQPEMRWNLGLLFLAALGFWLSMTSLLPVLPAYIQDLGATDQQVGFVMGCFAIGLLLARTRLGKMVDEQGRKRVILIGAVVVAIAPWGYIFLNSIPQMMVWRAFHGISIAAFTTGYSALVVDLAPERNRGEVISYMSLAIPVGMSIGPVLGGYLLGVVDYPWIFAASGLCGVGALLLASQTKESNPQAIAINKNSLVPNQGETNRDYPELFRHKGLYIPSLIMLCIGLVFGVLVTFLPLYIRELGLNFNVGLFYGAAAISSFSSRILVGKASDTLGRGLFISGSLLCYAATMLILNHAISTPWFVVAGAVEGLGAGTLVPMMIALMSDRSSSAERGKVYSICIGGFDVGIALAGLLLGTVTQTVGYQGIFAIAAGLALFSLFIFLTQGNAKISTSLKFALGRTGDRYAQKFLNQP, translated from the coding sequence GTGAAGGTTTTTTTGCAGCTCCAGCCGGAAATGCGCTGGAATTTGGGCTTGTTATTTTTAGCGGCCCTGGGATTTTGGTTGAGTATGACCAGTTTATTGCCGGTGCTCCCGGCTTATATCCAAGATCTGGGGGCAACGGATCAGCAGGTGGGCTTTGTGATGGGTTGCTTTGCCATCGGTCTGCTGTTGGCCCGCACCCGCCTCGGCAAAATGGTCGATGAGCAAGGCCGCAAACGGGTGATTCTCATTGGGGCTGTGGTGGTGGCGATCGCCCCTTGGGGATATATTTTCTTAAATTCGATTCCCCAGATGATGGTGTGGCGGGCGTTCCATGGCATTAGTATTGCGGCTTTTACGACGGGTTACAGTGCCCTAGTCGTAGATTTGGCCCCAGAACGAAACCGGGGTGAAGTAATTAGTTACATGAGTTTGGCGATTCCGGTGGGAATGTCCATTGGGCCAGTTTTGGGGGGCTATCTCTTGGGTGTCGTCGATTACCCGTGGATCTTTGCGGCGTCGGGTCTGTGCGGGGTGGGGGCTTTGCTCCTTGCCAGTCAGACTAAAGAATCTAATCCCCAGGCGATCGCCATTAATAAAAATTCTCTGGTGCCCAACCAAGGGGAAACTAACCGTGATTACCCGGAACTGTTTCGCCATAAGGGACTCTATATTCCGTCGCTAATTATGCTCTGCATTGGCTTGGTGTTTGGCGTTTTAGTGACGTTTCTTCCCCTCTACATCCGGGAACTGGGCTTAAATTTTAATGTCGGTCTGTTCTATGGAGCAGCGGCAATTTCTAGTTTTAGCAGTCGTATCCTAGTGGGAAAAGCGTCCGATACCCTGGGGCGTGGTCTGTTTATTAGCGGGAGTCTGCTTTGTTACGCGGCGACAATGCTGATCCTCAACCACGCTATCAGTACTCCCTGGTTTGTTGTGGCGGGGGCAGTGGAAGGTTTGGGGGCGGGTACGCTGGTACCGATGATGATTGCCCTGATGTCGGATCGTTCCTCCAGTGCGGAGCGGGGAAAGGTTTATTCTATTTGTATTGGCGGCTTTGATGTGGGGATTGCCCTGGCGGGTTTGTTGCTTGGCACCGTCACCCAGACCGTCGGTTATCAAGGGATTTTTGCGATCGCCGCTGGGTTAGCTCTGTTTTCTTTGTTTATTTTCCTTACCCAGGGCAATGCCAAAATTAGTACCTCCCTCAAATTTGCCCTTGGGCGCACCGGCGATCGCTATGCCCAAAAATTTTTAAATCAGCCATAG
- a CDS encoding DUF4327 family protein — translation MTQSVFALRSPFFFSLGQIRDEVKQLVEQNRVSRQQPIYSLCEYIPPREWHCIEVELERCGFLLRDCIGDLLGAERWDND, via the coding sequence ATGACTCAATCAGTCTTTGCATTGCGATCGCCTTTCTTTTTTTCATTGGGACAAATTCGCGATGAAGTAAAACAATTAGTCGAACAAAATCGTGTCAGTCGTCAACAGCCGATCTATAGCCTTTGTGAATATATTCCCCCCCGCGAGTGGCACTGCATCGAAGTCGAGCTAGAACGCTGCGGCTTTCTCCTCCGGGACTGCATCGGTGATTTGCTGGGGGCAGAGCGATGGGATAACGATTAG
- a CDS encoding 2TM domain-containing protein: MSAPQGPDTYQVEDIQAILQLAIARRDTDGELTRSQLEEIAADLGIPQTDLVAAEQTWLDLKVETSKKQEFNLYRRQRLKNRAIRFSIINSFLVGLDTLDTGHPSWSLYVLLLWGLFFTLRSWRLWQTSGTDYETEFQKWDRKMQLKESVQTLWQKTQEFLKGIS; the protein is encoded by the coding sequence ATGAGCGCACCCCAAGGGCCCGACACCTATCAAGTTGAAGATATCCAAGCCATTCTCCAATTGGCGATCGCCCGCCGGGATACCGATGGCGAACTGACCCGCAGCCAACTCGAAGAAATTGCCGCTGATCTCGGGATCCCCCAAACCGACCTCGTCGCCGCCGAACAGACTTGGCTCGACCTCAAGGTTGAAACTAGCAAAAAGCAAGAATTCAATTTATATCGCCGTCAACGCCTCAAGAATCGGGCGATCCGCTTCAGCATCATCAACAGCTTCCTCGTTGGCCTGGATACCCTCGATACCGGACATCCCTCCTGGTCTCTGTATGTGCTGCTGTTGTGGGGTCTCTTTTTTACTTTGCGGAGTTGGCGACTCTGGCAAACCAGCGGCACCGATTACGAAACCGAGTTTCAAAAATGGGACCGCAAAATGCAGCTCAAAGAATCTGTCCAAACCCTTTGGCAAAAAACCCAGGAATTCCTCAAGGGCATTTCTTAG
- a CDS encoding pitrilysin family protein: MVASPVSPQTTHRTVLKNGITLIVTENPVADLVAARLFFPQAGGRWESLDQAGLFHLLAAVITKGTDRYSAVEIAEQIESIGASLGASASNDYVALSLKTVTKDFYTIFKLAAEILREPTFPPEEVELERKITLQNIRSQMEQPFNVAYDLLRSQMYPQHPYGQSILGTAATVARFTAADLRQAHQTHFRPDNLVISLSGRLTLEQAEAIVEQTLGDWQNPTTPLPTLEIAPLQPQGGVWTKEKDSQQAIIILGYLTGTVADDDFFVLKLLSTYLGNGLSSRLFVELREKQGLAYDVSAFFPTRLSQSQFITYIGTAPQNTAIALNGLHQEIQRLVAAPLTEADLQIAKNKLLGQYALGKQTNAELAQIFGWYESIGLGIDFDQAFQHHIEKITTAETHQAAQRHFQHPYVSVVGSQAALSLIEDLQLS, translated from the coding sequence ATGGTTGCTAGCCCTGTGTCTCCCCAAACGACCCACCGCACCGTCCTCAAAAATGGGATTACCCTGATTGTGACGGAAAATCCTGTGGCGGATTTGGTGGCAGCGCGTTTATTTTTCCCCCAGGCGGGCGGACGGTGGGAATCCCTCGACCAAGCGGGTTTATTTCATCTTCTAGCAGCGGTGATCACAAAAGGCACCGACCGTTATAGTGCCGTCGAAATCGCGGAACAAATAGAATCCATCGGGGCGAGCCTCGGCGCGAGTGCGTCCAACGATTATGTGGCCCTCAGTCTCAAAACCGTCACAAAGGATTTCTACACTATTTTTAAGCTGGCAGCAGAAATTCTCCGAGAACCGACTTTTCCCCCCGAAGAGGTGGAGCTAGAGCGGAAAATTACCCTACAAAATATCCGTTCCCAAATGGAGCAGCCCTTTAATGTGGCCTATGACCTCCTCCGGAGCCAGATGTACCCCCAGCATCCCTACGGCCAATCCATTTTAGGGACAGCGGCAACGGTGGCGCGGTTTACGGCTGCAGATTTACGCCAGGCCCACCAAACCCATTTCCGTCCCGATAATTTAGTAATTAGTCTCTCCGGTCGGCTGACCCTAGAACAGGCAGAGGCAATTGTGGAACAGACCCTAGGGGATTGGCAAAACCCGACAACGCCGCTACCCACCCTAGAGATCGCGCCATTGCAACCCCAGGGAGGCGTTTGGACGAAGGAAAAAGATAGTCAACAGGCGATTATTATCTTGGGCTATCTGACGGGAACAGTGGCCGATGATGATTTTTTTGTCTTGAAACTCCTCAGCACTTATTTGGGTAATGGGCTATCTAGTCGGCTGTTTGTGGAATTGCGAGAAAAGCAAGGGCTCGCCTATGATGTGTCGGCGTTTTTTCCCACGCGCTTGAGTCAATCTCAATTTATTACCTACATCGGTACGGCCCCTCAAAATACGGCGATCGCCCTCAACGGATTGCACCAAGAAATTCAACGGCTAGTGGCAGCCCCCCTCACGGAAGCGGATTTGCAAATTGCCAAAAACAAGCTCCTTGGTCAGTATGCCCTGGGAAAACAGACCAACGCCGAATTGGCACAAATTTTTGGTTGGTATGAGAGCATTGGCCTTGGCATCGACTTTGATCAAGCCTTTCAGCACCACATCGAAAAGATCACAACGGCGGAAACCCACCAGGCAGCCCAACGTCATTTTCAACATCCCTATGTGTCGGTGGTGGGCTCCCAAGCGGCCCTTTCCCTGATCGAAGATCTTCAGCTATCGTAA
- a CDS encoding SDR family oxidoreductase, with protein sequence MKTYLITGANRGIVLEYCRQLKAQGDRVIAACRTPSEELLQLGVTVKADVDLTNPDVVKQLAQDLQAETIDVLINNAGIIERVNLDNLDFESIRRQFEVNALGPLRFTQALLPNFKSGSKVILMTSRMGSIEDNTSGGSYGYRMSKVALSMAGKSLAIDLKPQGIAVGILHPGLVKTRMINFREDGISPAVAVKGLLARVEELNLDNTGTFWHANGEILPW encoded by the coding sequence ATGAAAACCTATCTGATTACCGGAGCAAATCGGGGCATTGTTCTGGAATACTGCCGCCAACTTAAAGCCCAAGGCGATCGCGTTATTGCGGCTTGTCGCACACCCTCCGAGGAACTGTTGCAACTGGGCGTAACAGTAAAAGCAGACGTGGATCTGACGAATCCCGATGTAGTCAAACAGCTTGCCCAAGATCTCCAGGCAGAAACCATCGACGTTTTAATTAACAATGCCGGCATTATAGAACGAGTCAATTTAGATAATTTAGATTTTGAGAGTATTCGGCGTCAATTTGAAGTCAATGCCCTTGGCCCGCTGCGTTTCACCCAAGCCCTTTTGCCAAATTTCAAATCTGGTTCAAAAGTGATTCTGATGACCAGCCGTATGGGTTCCATTGAGGACAACACCTCTGGCGGTTCCTATGGCTATCGGATGTCAAAGGTGGCCCTTTCCATGGCCGGGAAATCCTTGGCGATCGATCTCAAACCCCAGGGCATCGCAGTGGGCATTTTGCACCCCGGCCTTGTGAAAACCCGCATGATTAATTTTCGGGAAGATGGCATTAGTCCCGCCGTGGCAGTGAAAGGGTTACTAGCCCGTGTTGAGGAACTGAATCTCGATAATACAGGCACCTTTTGGCACGCCAATGGAGAAATTTTGCCCTGGTAA
- a CDS encoding biotin--[acetyl-CoA-carboxylase] ligase has protein sequence MFDPDAIQGALTALLACETTIPIEIFPELDSTNALLWQRYQGQCTMPRVAIALAQTAGRGQWGRTWISAPGGLYLSVLVPVELDPQFAYSLTLASVWGIVERLQEQGIPVQIKWPNDLLLQGKKLGGIKTETKVSQGKISAAVVGVGLNYQNPVPPTGINLEQFWQGTLKIEGDRLAALVIAGILQGTQKLAHSSIENILPDYFKHLKNLGETITYEGHQGIITGVNKKGELLVKLTAPGASSIVKIPPGQISLGYE, from the coding sequence GTGTTCGATCCTGATGCGATTCAAGGGGCTTTAACTGCTCTTCTTGCTTGTGAAACGACGATACCCATCGAAATTTTCCCGGAGCTTGACTCTACCAATGCACTCCTGTGGCAACGGTATCAAGGGCAATGCACGATGCCGAGGGTGGCGATCGCCTTAGCCCAGACCGCAGGACGGGGCCAATGGGGACGCACCTGGATTTCAGCGCCGGGGGGATTATATCTGTCGGTCTTGGTGCCCGTAGAATTAGACCCTCAATTTGCCTATAGCCTAACCCTGGCTAGCGTTTGGGGCATTGTCGAGAGGTTACAAGAGCAAGGGATTCCCGTACAAATTAAATGGCCCAATGATCTTCTTTTGCAAGGCAAGAAACTGGGGGGGATTAAAACCGAAACAAAAGTCTCCCAGGGCAAAATTAGCGCCGCAGTGGTTGGCGTTGGTCTTAACTACCAAAATCCCGTTCCGCCAACAGGGATTAACCTCGAACAGTTCTGGCAAGGGACGCTAAAAATCGAAGGCGATCGCCTTGCTGCTTTAGTCATTGCCGGAATTTTGCAGGGGACGCAAAAATTAGCTCACAGTTCCATTGAAAATATATTGCCGGATTATTTCAAGCACCTCAAAAATTTAGGTGAAACCATTACCTATGAAGGTCATCAAGGAATAATTACTGGCGTGAATAAAAAAGGTGAACTCCTGGTTAAACTCACTGCTCCAGGGGCCAGTAGCATTGTTAAAATTCCCCCTGGCCAGATTTCCCTTGGCTATGAATAA
- a CDS encoding Uma2 family endonuclease, producing MTQIPKPIATELDDFLRQKNIEASPAWEFLFGAAKQKPMPSLFHSRLQRNLVNAINQQTTEYEAIQELRCLVPPLSPVPDIVVVRAERLIEDGPLQGAPDWLIEIRSLDQSTLDLQNKILHCLGQGTALAWLIDIQRERVWVWEQDELPIIYAGDNVLPTLGDIKKLTVETVIAMTQQH from the coding sequence ATGACCCAGATTCCTAAACCCATAGCGACTGAATTAGACGATTTTTTACGCCAGAAAAATATTGAAGCTTCGCCTGCTTGGGAATTTCTGTTTGGTGCTGCGAAACAAAAACCGATGCCATCTCTGTTCCACTCCCGTCTCCAGCGCAATTTGGTCAACGCCATTAACCAGCAAACCACCGAATATGAAGCGATTCAGGAATTGCGTTGCCTTGTGCCGCCCCTATCGCCGGTGCCGGATATTGTGGTTGTTAGAGCAGAAAGATTAATAGAAGATGGCCCACTACAGGGAGCACCGGACTGGCTGATTGAAATTCGCTCCCTCGATCAGAGCACCCTCGATCTCCAAAATAAAATCCTGCATTGCTTGGGACAAGGCACAGCATTAGCTTGGTTGATCGATATTCAGCGGGAACGGGTTTGGGTTTGGGAGCAGGATGAGCTACCCATTATTTACGCTGGCGATAACGTTTTACCGACTTTAGGGGACATCAAAAAACTGACGGTAGAAACCGTGATCGCCATGACCCAGCAGCATTAA
- a CDS encoding heavy-metal-associated domain-containing protein: MEFTITVPTIACEVCGQTITKAIQNQDQNAQVAVDIPSKVVSIQTTLSETALKNIITEAGHTPA; encoded by the coding sequence ATGGAATTTACAATTACTGTGCCGACTATTGCCTGTGAAGTCTGCGGTCAAACCATTACAAAAGCCATCCAAAATCAAGATCAAAATGCCCAAGTTGCTGTCGATATTCCTAGTAAAGTAGTTTCAATTCAGACGACACTTTCTGAAACTGCCTTAAAAAATATCATCACTGAAGCAGGCCATACTCCCGCCTAG
- a CDS encoding peptidoglycan-binding protein: MSARQTIFNLGLSTALILASSLGLNPLASAQAPRPELRIGSTGTVVQELQTTLRLLGYYSGETTGTYDEATVIAVYQFQKAAQIPQTGVMDSTTWETLFPISAANFPVAEGQTPTPATSSPTTAAQNETATTPAQETTDSNETPSTSANQTAASTDPDTLPLLKEGMEGDSVKLLQTRLQALGYYTGNIDGIFGPNTRTAVIAAQTALKLDGDGIVGAQTWRKLLN; encoded by the coding sequence ATGTCTGCGCGTCAAACCATTTTTAATTTAGGTCTATCGACGGCCCTGATTTTAGCCAGTAGCCTCGGCCTCAATCCACTGGCAAGCGCCCAAGCTCCCCGACCAGAATTGCGCATCGGCAGCACAGGAACTGTAGTTCAAGAGTTGCAAACCACCCTCCGACTGCTGGGCTACTACAGCGGCGAAACCACCGGTACCTACGACGAAGCGACCGTGATCGCAGTTTACCAATTTCAAAAGGCTGCCCAAATTCCCCAGACTGGCGTTATGGATAGCACCACTTGGGAAACCTTATTTCCGATTTCTGCGGCAAACTTTCCCGTTGCTGAGGGCCAAACCCCGACCCCCGCGACCAGTAGCCCAACAACAGCAGCCCAGAACGAAACAGCTACAACCCCAGCCCAGGAAACGACAGATTCCAACGAAACTCCCAGTACCAGCGCAAATCAAACCGCCGCCAGCACAGATCCAGATACACTGCCTCTTTTAAAGGAAGGCATGGAAGGGGATTCGGTAAAACTCTTGCAAACTCGCCTGCAGGCATTGGGCTATTACACAGGCAATATTGATGGTATTTTTGGCCCCAATACTCGCACTGCCGTCATTGCTGCCCAAACTGCCTTGAAGTTAGATGGAGATGGGATTGTTGGTGCTCAAACATGGCGTAAATTACTAAACTAA
- the msrP gene encoding protein-methionine-sulfoxide reductase catalytic subunit MsrP yields MVLFKVPPSYTLSENLVTTESVYWNRRKFIKTLLGAGVGIGLASCQSQDQQYSALRETLDLPKLDAIKNPNFQKIGDRPITKELFAGQYNNFYEFGGTKGIWQNAQNLPTKPWQVEVGGLVNNPQTYDIDDLKTKFPLEERIYRFRCVEAWSMVLPWIGFPMRELIKAVEPTAQARFVRFTSYYDENVTYGPSFHLGNLPWPYTEGLRIEEMNNELAFFALGIYGHDLPKQHGAPLRTVIPWKYGFKGAKSIVKIEFLAEQPATYWNTIDGHEYKFEANVEPNVPHPRWSQATEKFIGNTPEFSWEMKETLPYNGYGEYVASLYS; encoded by the coding sequence ATGGTGCTGTTTAAAGTCCCCCCCAGCTATACTCTTTCCGAAAACCTCGTCACCACCGAAAGCGTCTATTGGAATCGCCGCAAATTTATCAAAACCCTTCTGGGAGCCGGGGTGGGCATTGGCTTGGCAAGTTGTCAGTCCCAAGATCAGCAGTACAGCGCCCTCCGTGAAACTTTAGATTTGCCCAAACTAGACGCGATTAAAAATCCTAACTTCCAAAAAATTGGCGATCGCCCGATCACCAAAGAACTCTTTGCGGGTCAGTACAATAATTTCTACGAATTTGGCGGCACCAAAGGCATCTGGCAAAACGCCCAAAATCTCCCGACCAAACCTTGGCAAGTGGAAGTGGGCGGCCTCGTGAACAATCCCCAAACCTACGATATCGACGACCTCAAAACGAAATTCCCCCTCGAAGAGCGCATTTATCGCTTCCGTTGTGTAGAGGCCTGGTCAATGGTGCTGCCCTGGATTGGTTTCCCCATGCGTGAACTGATCAAAGCCGTCGAACCTACAGCCCAAGCAAGATTTGTCCGCTTCACCAGCTATTACGACGAGAATGTCACCTACGGCCCCAGTTTCCACCTGGGGAATTTACCCTGGCCCTACACCGAGGGACTGCGCATCGAAGAAATGAATAACGAACTCGCCTTCTTTGCCCTAGGAATCTATGGCCACGATCTGCCGAAGCAACACGGTGCCCCCTTGCGGACGGTGATTCCCTGGAAATACGGCTTCAAGGGGGCAAAATCCATCGTCAAGATTGAATTCCTCGCGGAGCAACCAGCTACCTATTGGAACACCATCGACGGCCATGAATATAAATTTGAAGCCAACGTCGAGCCCAATGTCCCCCATCCCCGCTGGTCTCAAGCCACCGAAAAATTTATCGGTAATACCCCAGAATTTAGCTGGGAGATGAAGGAAACGCTCCCCTACAACGGCTACGGCGAATATGTTGCCAGCCTCTACAGTTAG
- a CDS encoding ion transporter, which yields MESQLPWRLRLGRYLDDFDSGTGRLLNLVLCGLIFISSGIFVAQTYPLPTVWAQWLDYLDTGILILFAVEYCCRCVGAAEPRKFIFSFFSYLDLLAIAPLFFGFLDIRFVRLFRWFRLLRLIRFFRLEISIFKIKAEDSIILSRILLTLFTIIFVYSGLIYQVEHDINPGVFGNFLDALYFAVVTMTTVGFGDKTPISDVGKVVTLSMILTGIAVIPWQLGDLVRQFLKSANQQEIDCTKCGLAFHDQDAQFCKRCGTALRQN from the coding sequence ATGGAAAGCCAATTACCTTGGCGATTAAGATTAGGCCGTTACCTCGATGATTTTGACAGTGGCACAGGTCGCCTGCTCAATTTGGTTTTGTGTGGGTTAATTTTTATTTCGTCGGGGATTTTTGTGGCGCAGACCTATCCTTTACCAACGGTTTGGGCCCAATGGTTGGATTATTTAGATACGGGCATTTTGATTTTATTTGCGGTGGAATACTGCTGTCGCTGTGTGGGGGCTGCAGAACCGCGAAAATTTATTTTTAGCTTCTTTTCCTATCTCGATCTGTTGGCGATCGCCCCGTTATTTTTCGGCTTCCTCGACATTCGTTTTGTGCGGCTGTTCCGCTGGTTTCGGTTGCTGCGCTTGATCAGATTTTTTCGATTAGAAATTTCTATTTTTAAAATCAAGGCCGAAGACAGCATTATTCTCAGCCGAATCCTCCTGACCTTATTTACCATAATCTTTGTTTATTCTGGGCTAATTTATCAAGTTGAACATGACATCAACCCCGGCGTTTTTGGCAACTTTTTAGATGCTTTATATTTTGCCGTGGTGACCATGACCACAGTAGGTTTCGGTGATAAAACCCCTATTTCAGATGTTGGTAAAGTCGTGACTTTAAGCATGATCCTCACAGGAATTGCCGTGATTCCTTGGCAATTGGGGGATTTAGTGCGGCAGTTTCTCAAAAGTGCAAACCAACAGGAAATCGACTGCACAAAATGTGGTTTAGCCTTCCACGATCAAGATGCTCAATTTTGTAAACGATGTGGCACAGCCCTGCGGCAAAATTAA